TTTCTCAGCCCGGAGACTGTGAGGGATGGGATACGAATCGGCGTCCCCGCGCAGACGGCTGCTGTAAGCCACGGACCCGAGCGCGGTGAGTCGAGGGAACGTCGCCCGCGGTAGTCCTCGAGTCCCGGTGGCCGACGATTACCGAACGCGTGCTCCATCGGTCGCCGCCGACGTAACGATAACCTGCCCTTCGAGCCCGCGCTCCTCGAGTGCATCCTCAGCCGCCGCTGCGGCTTCGTCGGCGTGCCGGCTGTCGGTCACGCCGTAGACGACCGGTCCCCACGACGACTGGCCGATCCCCGAGAGGACGGGGCAGTCCTCGAGCGCCTCGACGAGTTCGCCGGCCGGCGGACGGAAGACCCCGCCCTGCGCGTCGGCGTACCACGCGCCGTTCTTGCGGCCGATTTCGGCGATCGCCTCGCCGAAGGCCTCGAGGCGGCCCTCGGCGGCCGCCGGCAGTAACTTGCGGGTGACGACGCCGGCGATCTCGTCGGCGACGGCCGGATCCGCGCGCTCGACCACCGCGCGCATGCTCTCGTCCTCCGACTCGCCGCAGCGGCCGGGCTCGGCGTCGGGGACGACGACGAGGAAGCGCCAATCTTCGGGCAGATCGTGGCGGGCGACGACCGGCGGCACCGTCCAGTCGCCCTCGGCGGGCGGTTCCGTGGTGAAGCGGTTCGTCGGGTGGCCTGCGTCGACGACGAAGCCCCCGCCTTCGAAGGTCGCGACGCCGACGGCGCTGCGACCGCCCCGGCCCATCGCCGGCGCGTGGTCTCGAGCCCCGGGCTCGAGACCGTGGGCTCGCGCCGTCGCCGCGAGTACGGCCAGCGCGAGTTGGGTGCCGCTGCCGAGGCCGACGTGGCGCGGGAGTCGCTCCTCGACCGCGAGGGCGACGCCGGGCACGTCGAGAATTTCGGCGGCGCGTGCGGCGTACTCCCGGCCGAGCGGGTCGTCGCTCGAGACGCCCTCGGCGGGTTCGGCGGTGACGGTGACGCGGGGCTCCTCGAGGCCGACGCCGATCCCGCCGTAGAGTCGCTCCCGGGCCAGCGAGAGGTTCTGGAAGCCGACGTGGAGCCGAGCGCCCGCGCTGACGGTGGCGACCTCGGTCTCGTATTCGGGGTCGGACGGGGCGCCGGAAGTCGGATTCGGCATCGATATCGTCGGGATAGGATCGCCCCCCGCAAGGGGGTTTCGACGGTGGCAACGCCTGACGGTCCGGTGGCTGTCGGGCTAACAGCGCGTTCAGCAACCGCTGGGGATGCGAAGAATCACGATTCGAGACTCGAGAAAACGGACGAACGTCTGGAGTACCGCGAGAAACCGAGACCCCTACCCGGAGAATAGCGACGTTATCGCTGGGAAACGTTGTAGTCGACGTGGACGTTCGGCGTACTCGAGGACTCGGGTGCGGGAACGCCGTTCCAGTCGACGACGTGGACGTTGGCCATCTCGCCGGAGAAGCGGAACCGTTGGACGCCGACGTCGATCGCACCCTCCGCGACGTTCTCGGAGACGATCGTCGCTTCCGCGACCGGATCGTCCGCGACCATCTCGATCTCGCCGTCGACGGCGATTTCGAACTTGGAGGGGACGCCGCGACCGACGATGGTCACGAGGTTCGGGAGTGCTGAGTCGTTCGCTGCTGTCTGGCTGCGTACCGGATCATCGCGTGCCATGCTTCGATGAGTCGAACGGTGCGGTATAAGCTTTCTTCCTCGCAAAACGGTAGGATCGTACGAATTAGACCTTCGAGCGTATAAAATTACCTGATATTCAGATTCGAATTGGCCGGCACTCTTCTCGACGACCGCCGTCGCGTCAACACCAGTATTATAGCCGCCTCGGTGCTACCTCGAGCCGTGTCACCTTCCGACCGCTCCCGATCGGACTCGAGTTCGAACTCGAACGCGAGTGCGGACGCCGACGCGGACACGGATCGCGAGTCGAAGCCGGAGTCAGCGCCGGCGCCGGACCTCGCGGGCCTCGTCATCGCCGGCGGCTACTCGACGCGCTTCGGCGACGAGGACAAGGCGGTCGCGGACCTCGCCGGGACGCCGATGATTCGTCGCGTCGTCGACCGACTCGCCGCCGTCACCGACGCGGTCGTCGTCAACTGCCGCGAGGACCAGCGCGGCGCCATCGCGGCCGCCCTCGAGGGCTGTGCCCCGACGATCGAGTTCGCGCTCGATCCAGTCGAGGATCGGGGCCCGGTCGCCGGCATCGGGACCGGTCTCGAGGCGGTCGACGAGACCTACGGCCGCGAGTTCGCGACCGTCGTCGCCTGCGACATGCCGTTCGTCGATCCCGACCTGCTCGAGTTGCTCTTCGAGCGCGCTCGCGACGCGGACGCTGACGGAGCCGTCGTCCAACTCGAGGACGGCTGGTACCAGACGACCCAGGCGGTCTACCGGACCGAGCCGATGGCGCGAGCATGTGCGGAAACCCTCGAGTCCGACGACAAGCGGATCGTCGCCGCCCTCGAGCGCGTCGACTACGTGACCGTCGCGGAGAAAGTCCTCGAGGACGCTGACGTCGACGACGCGACGTTCGAGAGCCTCGACACGAAGGAGGCGCTCGAGGCGGCCGCGACCCGACTCGAGTAGGCGGCGGGTCGCGAACTGACTCGAGTACTCGTCGCGAACGACTATCCCCCGGTTTCGTGCGAACATGTTCGGACGAATGATTCCGTGCGGAATAATCGGCCGAGAACTGGGTGTTTATAATTGCGCGACGCAAGAACCGACCATGAGCAGCGACGACGAGTTCGACTACGGAAAGGACGAGAATCTCCGGAGTCGCGAGGTGACGGAGGGCCCGGACAAGGCTCCCCACCGCGCGATGTTCCGGGCGATGGGGTTCGACGACGAGGACTTCGGCGCGCCGATGATCGGCGTTCCCAACCCCGCCGCGGACATCACGCCGTGTAACGTCCACTTGGACGACGTCGCCGACGCGGCCCTCGAGGGCGTCGACGAGGCCGGCGGCATGCCCATCGAGTTCGGGACGATCACCATCTCCGACGCCATTTCGATGGGAACCGAGGGGATGAAGGCCTCCCTCATTTCCCGCGAACTGATCGCCGACTCCGTCGAACTCGTCTCCTTCGGCGAGCGCATGGACGGGCTGGTCACGATCGGCGGCTGCGACAAGAACATGCCGGGGATGATGATGGCCGCGATCCGGACGGACCTGCCCAGCGTCTTCCTCTACGGCGGCTCGATCATGCCCGGCGAGCACGAGGGCCGGGAGGTCACGATCCAGAACGTCTTCGAGGGCGTCGGCGCCGTCGCCGACGGCGAGATGTCCCCGGACGAACTCGACGAGATGGAGCGCAACGCCTGTCCCGGCGCGGGCTCCTGCGGCGGGATGTTCACCGCCAACACGATGGCCTCGATCTCCGAGACGATCGGTTTCGCGCCGCTCGGATCCTCGTCGCCGCCCGCCGAGGACGAAGAACGCTACGAAGTCGCGAAGGAGAGCGGCGAACTCGCCGTCGAAGCCGTCCGAGAACAGCGCAAACCCTCCGATTTCCTCTCGAAGGAGTCCTTCGAGAACGCCATCGCGCTGCAGGTCGCCGTCGGCGGCTCGACCAACGCCGTGCTCCACCTGCTGGCGATGGCCGCCGAGGCCGGCGTCGACTTGGACATCGAGGACTTCAACGAGATCAGCGCCCGCACGCCCAAGATCGCCGACCTCCAGCCCGGCGGCGAGAAGGTGATGAACGACATCCACGAGGTCGGCGGCATCCCGGTCGTCCTCCGCGAGTTGCTCGAGGCGGACCTGCTCCACGGCGACGCGCTGACCGTCACCGGCGAGACGCTCGCCGAGGGCATAGAGCGCGTCGACCCACCGGCGATCGAAGATCTGGACGCCGACTTCCTGCACACCGTCGACGATCCGATCCACGAGCGGGGCGCCATCCGCATCCTCACCGGCAACCTCGCGCCCGACGGCGCCGTCATCAAGATCACCGGCGAGGACCACCTCGAGCACGAGGGCCCGGTCCGCATCTTCGAGAACGAAGAAAACGCCATGCGGTACGTCCAGGAGGGCCGCGTCGAGAGCGGCGACGTCATCGGCATCCGCAACGAGGGGCCCCGCGGCGGCCCCGGCATGCGCGAGATGCTCGGGGTCACGAGCGCGGTGGCGGGCCAGGGCCACGCCGAGGACGTCGCGCTCTTCACCGACGGGCGGTTCTCCGGCGCGACCCGCGGCTTCTCCATCGGCCACGTCGCCCCCGAGGCCGCCGTCGGCGGCCCCATCGCCGCCCTCGAGGACGGCGACACCGTCAGGATCGACATCGACGAACTCGAACTCTCGGTCGACCTCACCGACGAGGAGATCGAGGAACGGCTCGCAGAGCGCGACCTCCCCGAACCCCAGTACACGACCGGCGTGCTGGCGAAGTACGGCCGCGACTTCGGCTCGGCGGCCAACGGCGCAGTGACGAACCCCGGCGTTAAGCGGGAGTAGTTACGCCCGACCGCGGTCGTCCGCCGCGGCGGTCTCTCTCGAATCGCAGTACAGACGCCGTACAACGGTTCTCCGGGGAAGATACGGTGGCTCGAAGGCGGGGGCGGTCCCTTCGATTTCCTGCATGACCCTTTCCACGTCTTACCACGGAGAGCCAGTAGAGAATCGAATGTGCAAGTACTGTCTCGAGTGCGAGTGGCAAATCAGTACGTCGGAGGGGTACAGTGAGAAAGAGGTGTCCGAGAAGGCGATCGAACACTTCGTCGAGACAGGGCACACGGTCGACTCGCTGCGCTTGCCGCCGCCGGCCGCGATCATCGAGAACTGAGCGCGCCGTCGGCACCGGTGGGTGGACCGTGATCGGCGACGCGAACGGCTGACCGAGAACGAGACAGCGGCGACGCCGCCTGAACGGCTACCCTCGTCGCTCGAGAATCCGATCGATGATGTGCCGCGTCGAGAGCAGTTCCTCCGCGCCGGGTTCGCGGCCGCTCGCGCGCTCGACCGTACAGTCGACCCCGCGGCGCTCGAGTTCGGCCTCGATGGCGGCCTCGTCGTGGTGCTGGTCGTGGCCCAGCGCGATCACGTCGGGATCGATCTCCTCGATCGGGACGAAGATATCTTCCTCGTGACCTAAGATCGCTTCGTCGACGGCCTCGAGCGCGTCGACGACGTCCCGGCGCTGCGTAGCGGGACAGATCGGTTTCTCCTTGTGATCGACGTTCGCCTTCCGGGCGACGATGACGATCAGTTCGTCGCCCATCGCCGCGGCCTCCTCGAGGTAGTGGACGTGACCGGGGTGGAGGATATCGAAGGTGCCCTGGGCGATGACGGTTCGGACGGCGTCCTCGCTGCCGTCGCTGTGGCCGCCGTCGTCCGCTGTGTCGCCTGCCGTCATCCTCGTAACTCCTCGTCGATGTCGGCCTGCGTGAAATCGAAGAATTCCTCGGTTTCGGGGAGTTCGACGTCGATCACCTGCAGGTTCGTCGGCCGGCCCTGGGAGTCGAAGGCCTTCCAATCGGTCCGGCGGTACGGCGCGCCGATGATGATGTGGACGCTACCGCGGCCGAAGGTCCCCAGGTCCGCGTCGCTCGGTCGGAGAACGCCGTTCGGGTGCGAGTGGACGCTGCCCAACGCCTTCACGTCGTTTGGAATCTGGTTCGTCTTGACGGTCGCGCTGACGCTGTTGGACTCGGTGCCCGGAATGACCAGGATGTCCGTGATAACGAGTCCGTCGCGGTCCAACCCCAACTGATCGGCTTCGGTCCCGCGCAGAAAGCCCATGTACTCGTCGGGGTGAGCCGCCTCCGAGGACTCGATGGCGAACTCGAGGGTCTCCTCGGCGATACCGAGGATCTCGTTCGAGCGAAACAGCGCGTCGAGCAGCCCCATGTCACCACGTCCGGGCTTGCGGTTGCTAAACGTTCCGATGCGCCGACTCCGCGCAGGTGTCCGACCTACGGATCGAGGAACGGTCGACTCCAGTCGCTCGAGTCGAACGAGTTGTGCGAGTCGAGCGAACGGGTAAACGGCGAGAAACGGGTTCGGAACGAAACTGCAGTCGAAAACGACGATACTCGAGAGCGGTACCGGATATCGGGTATCCGGGTATCGTCCCCGAATTACCCGAACGGATACGGGATGATCGACGACACGACGAGCGTCGTAATCAGTCCCGAGACGGAGATGATCGTCGTCAGGACGGTCCAGGTCTTCAGCGTCTCCTCCTGCGTGAGGCCGCCGATTTCCTTGACCAGCCAGAAGCCGGAGTCGTTGTACCACGAGCAGATGTTCCCGCCGGCACCGATGACCATGACGAGGTACGCGGTGCTGACCGACAGCTGGCCGGTCAGCGGCGCCATGATCCCGGCCGCGGTGAGCATCGCGGCGGTTGCCGACCCCTGTGCGATGCGGACGATCGCGGCGATGAGCCAGGCGGTGATCAGCAGTCCGATACCGAACTCCTGGAGGATGCCCGCCAGGTAATCGCCGATGCCGGAGGCGGCGAGCATCGCACCGAAGGCCCCACCGGCAGCCGTAATCGCGGCGATGTTACCACCGCTTTTCAGGGCCTCGGTCAGTTCCTCGCTCCACTCGCTCGAGGTCATCTCGTTGTGACTGTAGAGGACGTAGGCGGCGACGACGGCCGCGAGCATCAGCGCGACGTTCTTCTCGCCGATGAAGACGACGATCGGCTCGATCGAACTGAGCGCCGGGATAACGTCCTGGAACGAGTCGACGACGGTGTAGGAACCGATGAGACCGACCGCGACCAGAATCGGCGAGAGCGACGCGAGCAGGCCGGGTAGGGAACTGGTCGGTCGGTCGGCGACCTCCTGCAGTTCCTCGGTGGTCGTCGCCATGGTGTCGCGCAGCGGAATGTCGAGTCGGGCGTTGATCCAGCGGCCGTAAACGAGGCCGGCGAGGACCACGGCCGGAATCGCCGTTATGAGGCCGATGAAGATCGTCACACCGAGGTCGCTGCCCACCTGGGCGGCGACGGCCAGCGGGCCGGGCGTCGGCGGCACGAAGACGTGTGCGGTCGCCGCACCGGCCCCGACGACGACGAGGAACAGCGTGTAGTCACGTCCCACTCGAGCGCGCATCGACCGCGCGAGCGGCGCCATGAGGTAGAACACGCTGTCGAAGAAGACGGGAATCGCGAGCACGGAACTGCTGCCCAGCAGCGCGATGTCGGAGTTGTCCTTCCCGAGCAGGTTCTGGAACCCGCGGACGATGCGTTGGGCGGCGCCGCTTTCCAGCATCGATTTGCCGATGACGGCGGCGGCGAGGATCGGAATACCGATCCCGGTCATGTTGTCGCCGAACGCCCCCGCGACTTCCGTCGCGGCGTCGGCCGGTGCGAAGTCCGGTACGAACACGGCGTTGACGACACCGACGGTGAAGCCGGCGAGGATCAACCCGATAAATGCCGGAAAGTCGAGCCAGACGAGCAGTGCCACGACAACTAACAGTCCGATGAAGAACGTTAGCAGTGGGCTGTGTGAAAACTCAACACCCTGTAGTGGTATGAACATCGTTCACCAGATACGTTCTCAAAGAATAATTGGTATATTTTATGGAATAGGTGCAACGATTTACGAATTTTCGTTATGTTTTTCGAATATCACTAACTAATACCCTCATATATTTACGTATTTACACTCACAGGGCCGGACATGGACCGAGCACTTGTCGTCGCTGAACCGACGGAAGCGGCTACGGAACTCGCACAGATGGCCGGATCCCTCGCCGAAGCCGGCGATGCAACCGTCGTCCTGATTCACGCGACGACGGACGAGGAGTACGCCGCGCGCAAGCAAGCGATGTCGTCGATCGCCAGTTCGGGCGGAACGTACACCACCGACGACGCACGCGAAGGCGCACGGCAGTTCGCGCAGGATCTCGCAGAAGCGGAGCTGTCCGAGTTCGACATCGAGTACGAAACGGCCGGCTACGTCGGCGAGAAAGCCGACGCCATCCTCGAGGCCGCCGACGACCACGACTGCGACCACGTCTACCTCCCGGGTCGCGAGCGCTCGCCGACCGGCAAGGCGCTGTTCGGCGACGCGACCCAGCGGGTCCTGCTCGAGTTCGACGGTCCCGTCACGGTGCTGACGGAGTAATCGATCACGACGCCGGATCCCGGGCCCGGGCTCGGACTTGGATCCGGGACAGACACCGTTGGTATTCGCAGTCGATTGCACCGCCCCCTCGCGCCGTACCCTGCCCTTCTTGACAAGGGTTATACGCGGCCACCCCCAAACGACGTACCAAGATGACACGAGCGTCCGCCGGAGAACCCGGCGCGGACGACGGGGATTCCGTCGTCTACGATCTCGATGCAGATTGCACCGCAGACGATCTCGAGCAGGACCGAGCCTATCTCGCCGAAATTAACGGTATCGTCGACTACGGCGTCTTCGTCGATCTCTCCGAATCCGTCTCCGGTCTCGTCCACGAATCCGTCCTCGAGGGCACGTTCGCCGTCGGCGACGAACTCGTCGTCGAACTCGAGAGCGTCCGCGACAACGGCGACATGGCCTTCGAGCCGGTCGACGTCGACGATTACACGGTCCGCGAGGTCTCCCACGACTACGCGCTGACCGGCACCGACCGGCTCGAGGCCAACGTCGGCGAACAGATCCACCTCGAAGGCGAGGTCGTCCAGGTCAAACAGACCGGCGGCCCGACCATCTTCCACGTCGCCGACGAGTACGGCGTCGTCCCCTGTGCCGCCTTCGAGGAGGCCGGCGTCCGCGCCTACCCCTCGGTCGAGGTCGGCGACGTCGTCCGCGTCACCGGCACCCCCGAACACCGCGAGGGCTCGGTACAGATCGAAGTCGACGGCCTCTCGAGACTCGAGGGCGACGACGCCGATGAGGCTCGCGAGCGCATCGAAACCGCGCTCGAGGGACGCGCCCAGCCCCACGAGGTCGAGCCCCTGATCGACTGGCCCGCCTTCGAGAAGCTCCGGCCCGACCTCGAGGAGGTCGCCAAGCGACTCCGCCGGACCGTTCTCGAGGGCCGCCCCATCCGCGTCCGCCACCACGCCGACGGCGACGGGATGTGTGCCGCGGTACCGGTCCAGATCGCCCTCGAGCGCTTTATCGCCGAGGTCCACGAGGACGAGGACGCGCCGCGCCACCTCATCAAGCGCCTACCCGCCAAGGCGCCGTTCTACGAGATGGAAGACGCCACGCGGGACCTCAACTTCGCGCTGGAAGACCGCGAGAAACACGGCCAGCAGCTCCCCCTCCTGCTGATGCTGGACAACGGCTCGACGGCCGAGGACGTCCCGGCCTACGAGACGCTGGCCCACTACGACATCCCGATCGTCGCGATCGATCACCACCACCCCGACCCCGATGCGGTGGGCAACCTGCTCGACGCCCACGTCAACCCCTACCTCCACGACGAGGACTACCGAATCACGACGGGGATGCTCTGCGTCGAACTCGCGCGGATGATCTACCCCGACCTCACGGAGGAACTGCGCCACGTCCCCGCCGTCGCCGGCCTCTCGGACCGCTCGAAGGCCGACGCGATGGAGGACTACCTCGCGCTGGCCGCCGAGGAAGGCTACGACGAGGAGCGTCTACAGGACGTCAGCGAGGCGCTTGACTACGCCGCCTTCTGGCTGCGCTACAACTCCGGCGATCAGCTGATTCAGGACCTGCTCCAGATCGATTCGGACGACGAGGACCGCCACCGCAAACTCGTGGACTTCTTCGCCGACCGCGCTCGCGAGGAGGTCGACGAACAGCTCGCGGCCGCGATGCCCCACCTCGAGCACGAGGAACTGGACAACGGCGCCCACCTCTACCGAATCGACGTCGAGAACCACGCCCACCGCTTTACCTACCCCGCGCCGGGCAAGACGACCGGCGAGATCCACGACCGCAAGATCGAGGAGACCGGCGACCCCGTGATCACCGTGGGCTACGGACCGGACTTCGCCGTCCTGCGCTCCGACGGCGTCCGCCTGGACATCCCGCAGATGGTCTCGGAACTCGAGGAGGAAGTCCCCGGCGGCGGCGTCTCCGGCGGCGGCCACCTCGTCGTCGGCTCGATCAAGTTCGTCAAGGGCAAGCGCGAGGAAGTCATCGAGGCGTTAGTCGAGAAGATGGAAGACGCCGAACTCGACGAGGCGCTCTCGAGCGCCGCGCCGATCGACGACTAAGTGACGCACAGGTTTCGGTCGAGACTGTCCCCCGCCTTCGGCTCCGGATCCGTCTCGAGTCCCTCGAGTACGCCGACCGCGTCGTCTGCAGCCCGAAGGGTTACGCGGCCCGACGATCAAGTCGCATCCCGAGTGCCACACTGTTCGGCCTCGAAGCGTGCACCTGACTGCGGCGGCGGCGACGACTACGACTGTGACCGAGGCCCCCCTTCCGACACCGGAGCCCCGCCGACAGCGCCGGCCCGTCCTGAAACCAACTCGCCGACACCGACTGCACTGCAGCATAGACGATTTCGATGATCGATCGCGACGACCCCACTGACCCGCCGGACGTGCTCCTCGTCGATCCCTCGAGCGACCGGATCGAGCGAACGAAACGCGCCTTCCGGACCGAACGGGACGACCTCGCGCTGCACGTCGTTGACGACGACGCCGCATGTCTCGACTTCCTTCAACAGCGAGGCGAATACGAGGACGCCCCCACTCCGGGGCTCGTCGTCTACCGAACCGAACCGTCGACCCTGCTAGACGGCGACTCGGTTCTCGAGACGATCGCCGCCGACGCGGATCTCGCGCGGATTCCGCTCGTCGTCTGTCTCCCAACGGATTCGCCCGCGACCGCGGTCCGGCACGCCTACGACCAGCGGGCGAACGCGGTCGTCGAACAGCCGGCGGGCGAGGACGAAGCGGAATTCGTCGAGACGATGCGGCTGCTCGTCCGGTTCTGGATCGCGGCCGCCCGCTTACCGCCCCAGTCGGGGCCGACCGAGTAAGACACCGATTCTACTGCAGCGGAAGCCAGTTAGAACTGGTACCGCCGCTCGTCGTCCATCGTCGGATACTGATCGGCGCCGGTCATCTGGTCGAAGGTCATTCCTGAGAGGTACTCGTCGTACGTCACGTCGTAGGCCGACCGCAGGTGGAAATCGAGGTTCCCCGTCTCGACGGTCGACTGAAAGAGCATG
This portion of the Halopiger aswanensis genome encodes:
- a CDS encoding beta-ribofuranosylaminobenzene 5'-phosphate synthase family protein, which produces MPNPTSGAPSDPEYETEVATVSAGARLHVGFQNLSLARERLYGGIGVGLEEPRVTVTAEPAEGVSSDDPLGREYAARAAEILDVPGVALAVEERLPRHVGLGSGTQLALAVLAATARAHGLEPGARDHAPAMGRGGRSAVGVATFEGGGFVVDAGHPTNRFTTEPPAEGDWTVPPVVARHDLPEDWRFLVVVPDAEPGRCGESEDESMRAVVERADPAVADEIAGVVTRKLLPAAAEGRLEAFGEAIAEIGRKNGAWYADAQGGVFRPPAGELVEALEDCPVLSGIGQSSWGPVVYGVTDSRHADEAAAAAEDALEERGLEGQVIVTSAATDGARVR
- the mobA gene encoding molybdenum cofactor guanylyltransferase, which encodes MAGGYSTRFGDEDKAVADLAGTPMIRRVVDRLAAVTDAVVVNCREDQRGAIAAALEGCAPTIEFALDPVEDRGPVAGIGTGLEAVDETYGREFATVVACDMPFVDPDLLELLFERARDADADGAVVQLEDGWYQTTQAVYRTEPMARACAETLESDDKRIVAALERVDYVTVAEKVLEDADVDDATFESLDTKEALEAAATRLE
- the ilvD gene encoding dihydroxy-acid dehydratase — translated: MSSDDEFDYGKDENLRSREVTEGPDKAPHRAMFRAMGFDDEDFGAPMIGVPNPAADITPCNVHLDDVADAALEGVDEAGGMPIEFGTITISDAISMGTEGMKASLISRELIADSVELVSFGERMDGLVTIGGCDKNMPGMMMAAIRTDLPSVFLYGGSIMPGEHEGREVTIQNVFEGVGAVADGEMSPDELDEMERNACPGAGSCGGMFTANTMASISETIGFAPLGSSSPPAEDEERYEVAKESGELAVEAVREQRKPSDFLSKESFENAIALQVAVGGSTNAVLHLLAMAAEAGVDLDIEDFNEISARTPKIADLQPGGEKVMNDIHEVGGIPVVLRELLEADLLHGDALTVTGETLAEGIERVDPPAIEDLDADFLHTVDDPIHERGAIRILTGNLAPDGAVIKITGEDHLEHEGPVRIFENEENAMRYVQEGRVESGDVIGIRNEGPRGGPGMREMLGVTSAVAGQGHAEDVALFTDGRFSGATRGFSIGHVAPEAAVGGPIAALEDGDTVRIDIDELELSVDLTDEEIEERLAERDLPEPQYTTGVLAKYGRDFGSAANGAVTNPGVKRE
- a CDS encoding adenylyltransferase/cytidyltransferase family protein, with protein sequence MTAGDTADDGGHSDGSEDAVRTVIAQGTFDILHPGHVHYLEEAAAMGDELIVIVARKANVDHKEKPICPATQRRDVVDALEAVDEAILGHEEDIFVPIEEIDPDVIALGHDQHHDEAAIEAELERRGVDCTVERASGREPGAEELLSTRHIIDRILERRG
- a CDS encoding Mov34/MPN/PAD-1 family protein is translated as MGLLDALFRSNEILGIAEETLEFAIESSEAAHPDEYMGFLRGTEADQLGLDRDGLVITDILVIPGTESNSVSATVKTNQIPNDVKALGSVHSHPNGVLRPSDADLGTFGRGSVHIIIGAPYRRTDWKAFDSQGRPTNLQVIDVELPETEEFFDFTQADIDEELRG
- a CDS encoding GntP family permease; the protein is MFIPLQGVEFSHSPLLTFFIGLLVVVALLVWLDFPAFIGLILAGFTVGVVNAVFVPDFAPADAATEVAGAFGDNMTGIGIPILAAAVIGKSMLESGAAQRIVRGFQNLLGKDNSDIALLGSSSVLAIPVFFDSVFYLMAPLARSMRARVGRDYTLFLVVVGAGAATAHVFVPPTPGPLAVAAQVGSDLGVTIFIGLITAIPAVVLAGLVYGRWINARLDIPLRDTMATTTEELQEVADRPTSSLPGLLASLSPILVAVGLIGSYTVVDSFQDVIPALSSIEPIVVFIGEKNVALMLAAVVAAYVLYSHNEMTSSEWSEELTEALKSGGNIAAITAAGGAFGAMLAASGIGDYLAGILQEFGIGLLITAWLIAAIVRIAQGSATAAMLTAAGIMAPLTGQLSVSTAYLVMVIGAGGNICSWYNDSGFWLVKEIGGLTQEETLKTWTVLTTIISVSGLITTLVVSSIIPYPFG
- a CDS encoding universal stress protein; the encoded protein is MDRALVVAEPTEAATELAQMAGSLAEAGDATVVLIHATTDEEYAARKQAMSSIASSGGTYTTDDAREGARQFAQDLAEAELSEFDIEYETAGYVGEKADAILEAADDHDCDHVYLPGRERSPTGKALFGDATQRVLLEFDGPVTVLTE
- a CDS encoding DHH family phosphoesterase, translating into MTRASAGEPGADDGDSVVYDLDADCTADDLEQDRAYLAEINGIVDYGVFVDLSESVSGLVHESVLEGTFAVGDELVVELESVRDNGDMAFEPVDVDDYTVREVSHDYALTGTDRLEANVGEQIHLEGEVVQVKQTGGPTIFHVADEYGVVPCAAFEEAGVRAYPSVEVGDVVRVTGTPEHREGSVQIEVDGLSRLEGDDADEARERIETALEGRAQPHEVEPLIDWPAFEKLRPDLEEVAKRLRRTVLEGRPIRVRHHADGDGMCAAVPVQIALERFIAEVHEDEDAPRHLIKRLPAKAPFYEMEDATRDLNFALEDREKHGQQLPLLLMLDNGSTAEDVPAYETLAHYDIPIVAIDHHHPDPDAVGNLLDAHVNPYLHDEDYRITTGMLCVELARMIYPDLTEELRHVPAVAGLSDRSKADAMEDYLALAAEEGYDEERLQDVSEALDYAAFWLRYNSGDQLIQDLLQIDSDDEDRHRKLVDFFADRAREEVDEQLAAAMPHLEHEELDNGAHLYRIDVENHAHRFTYPAPGKTTGEIHDRKIEETGDPVITVGYGPDFAVLRSDGVRLDIPQMVSELEEEVPGGGVSGGGHLVVGSIKFVKGKREEVIEALVEKMEDAELDEALSSAAPIDD
- a CDS encoding response regulator → MIDRDDPTDPPDVLLVDPSSDRIERTKRAFRTERDDLALHVVDDDAACLDFLQQRGEYEDAPTPGLVVYRTEPSTLLDGDSVLETIAADADLARIPLVVCLPTDSPATAVRHAYDQRANAVVEQPAGEDEAEFVETMRLLVRFWIAAARLPPQSGPTE